The Bos indicus x Bos taurus breed Angus x Brahman F1 hybrid chromosome 11, Bos_hybrid_MaternalHap_v2.0, whole genome shotgun sequence genome includes a region encoding these proteins:
- the ACYP2 gene encoding acylphosphatase-2 isoform X6, whose amino-acid sequence MCPLPLAAAAVTAPRSPLRLLGRGLAAAMSTGRPLKSVDYEVFGRVQGVCFRMYTEDEARKIGVVGWVKNTSKGTVTGQVQGPEEKVNSIPAKKFLELRVEFLLSGMDFPLGQTLRKDCSIILQSV is encoded by the exons ATGTGCCCCCTCCCTCTCGCAGCCGCCGCAGTCACCGCGCCCCGATCCCCGCTCCGGCTCCTCGGCAGAGGGCTCGCCGCCGCCATGTCTACCGGCAGGCCACTCAAATCCGTGGACTACGAAGTGTTCGGGAGAGTGCAGG GTGTTTGCTTCAGGATG TACACTGAAGATGAGGCTAGGAAAATTGGAGTGGTTGGCTGGGTGAAGAATACCAGCAAAGGCACTGTGACAGGCCAAGTGCAAGGCCCTGAAGAGAAAGTCAATTCCAT ACCAGCAAAGAAATTCTTAGAGTTGAGAGTGGAATTTCTACTTTCAGGAATGGATTTCCCACTTGGGCAGACCCTCAGAAAAGACTGTAGCATCATTCTCCAATCTGTATGA
- the ACYP2 gene encoding acylphosphatase-2 isoform X8 — MCPLPLAAAAVTAPRSPLRLLGRGLAAAMSTGRPLKSVDYEVFGRVQGVCFRMYTEDEARKIGVVGWVKNTSKGTVTGQVQGPEEKVNSMNGFPTWADPQKRL, encoded by the exons ATGTGCCCCCTCCCTCTCGCAGCCGCCGCAGTCACCGCGCCCCGATCCCCGCTCCGGCTCCTCGGCAGAGGGCTCGCCGCCGCCATGTCTACCGGCAGGCCACTCAAATCCGTGGACTACGAAGTGTTCGGGAGAGTGCAGG GTGTTTGCTTCAGGATG TACACTGAAGATGAGGCTAGGAAAATTGGAGTGGTTGGCTGGGTGAAGAATACCAGCAAAGGCACTGTGACAGGCCAAGTGCAAGGCCCTGAAGAGAAAGTCAATTCCAT GAATGGATTTCCCACTTGGGCAGACCCTCAGAAAAGACTGTAG